A genomic region of Raphanus sativus cultivar WK10039 chromosome 6, ASM80110v3, whole genome shotgun sequence contains the following coding sequences:
- the LOC108810811 gene encoding vacuolar fusion protein MON1 homolog has product MAATSDSSSSPSSSGTDFADPNPSTDPDTSSDRVQSLLESLNLSQPSEVSDGSHTDFTGDDDDDDEEEEVEATNGEEEVEASSRGEHPVEMEAGEEPPSPTSSGYDGERGSSATYKADNASEGEIREANADREQHDEAAWLPGKRHVDEDDGSMSWRKRKKHFFVLSNSGKPIYSRYGDEHKLAGFSATLQAIISFVENGGDRVNLVKAGKHQVVFLVKGPIYLVCISCTDETYEYLRGQLDLLYGQMILILTNSIDRCFEKNAKFDMAPLLGGTDAVFSSLVHSFTWNPATFLHAYTCLPLPYALRQATGTILQDVCASGVLFALLMCRHKVVSLSGAQKASLHPDDLLLLSNFVMSSESFRTSESFSPICLPRYNPQAFLHAYVHFFDEDTYVILLTTRSEAFHHLKDCRIRIEAVLLKSNILSTVQRSIEEGGMRVEDLPIDRLLRQKQSSTSNQRQDTDVSVGTGGPFGLWHFMYRSIYLDQYVSSEFSPPVTSHRQQKSLYRAYQKLYASMHEKGLGPHKTQYRRDENYTLLCWVTPDFELYAAFDPLADKAMAIKICNQVCQRVKDVENEVFLQGASPFSW; this is encoded by the exons ATGGCGGCGACTTCAGATTCGAGCTCTTCTCCTTCATCATCCGGCACCGATTTCGCCGATCCGAACCCGAGCACCGATCCAGATACGAGCTCGGATCGTGTTCAAAGTCTATTGGAGTCACTGAATCTCTCTCAGCCGAGCGAAGTCTCCGATGGAAGCCACACCGATTTTACCggtgatgacgatgatgatgatgaggaggaggaggttgaaGCGACGAACGGTGAAGAGGAAGTAGAGGCGTCTTCGAGGGGGGAGCATCCGGTGGAAATGGAGGCAGGGGAGGAGCCGCCGAGTCCGACGAGCAGCGGTTACGATGGGGAGAGAGGGAGCAGCGCCACTTACAAAGCTGACAATGCAAGCGAGGGTGAGATTCGGGAAGCGAATGCTGATCGTGAGCAGCATGATGAAGCCGCGTGGTTGCCTGGAAAACGCCACGTGGACGAG GACGATGGTTCTATGTCGTGGAGAAAGAGGAAGAAACATTTCTTCGTTTTGAGTAACTCTGGCAAACCCATTTATTCCAG ATATGGAGATGAACATAAGCTTGCTGGTTTTTCAGCTACTCTTCAAGCTATTATTTCTTTTGTTGAGAATGG TGGCGACCGTGTCAATTTAGTCAAGGCTGGCAAACACCAG GTTGTCTTTCTGGTGAAAGGGCCAATATACCTGGTCTGCATCAGCTGTACAGATGAAACATATGAATATTTAAGGGGCCAGCTGGATCTTCTATATGGTCAG ATGATACTCATTTTAACAAATTCAATAGACAGATGTTTTGAGAAGAATGCAAAATTCGACATGGCACCCTTGCTTGGAGGGACTGATGCTGTCTTCTCATCTCTTGTCCATTCATTTACCTG GAATCCGGCTACGTTTCTTCATGCCTACACTTGTCTTCCCCTTCCGTATGCGTTAAGGCAAGCTACAGGGACAATATTGCAAGATGTTTGCGCGTCTGGTGTATTGTTCGCACTACTAATGTGCAGACACAAG GTTGTCAGTCTTTCTGGTGCACAGAAAGCATCTCTTCATCCCGATGACTTGCTACTACTCTCAAACTTCGTCATGTCATCAGAATCATTCAG GACATCAGAATCTTTCTCACCAATCTGCCTACCAAGATACAACCCTCAGGCCTTTTTGCATGCCTATGTGCACTTCTTCGAC GAAGATACATATGTAATTTTGCTTACCACACGTTCAGAGGCCTTCCATCATCTCAAAGATTGCAG GATTCGCATTGAGGCTGTTCTTCTGAAGTCGAATATTCTAAGTACGGTTCAAAGATCAATCGAGGAAGGTGGAATGCGGGTCGAGGATTTGCCAATAGACCGCCTGCTTCGACAGAAACAATCATCTACTTCTAATCAAAGACAAGATACAGATGTATCCGTGGGAACAGGAGGTCCCTTTGGACTTTGGCATTTCATGTACCGCAGTATATACTTAGATCAGTACGTTTCATCTGAGTTCTCACCTCCAGTAACTAGCCACAGACAACAGAAAAG TCTATATCGAGCATACCAGAAACTCTACGCTTCAATGCATGAGAAGGGATTGGGACCCCATAAAACTCAATATAGACGAGATGAAAATTACA CTCTTCTGTGTTGGGTCACACCAGATTTTGAACTCTATGCAGCATTTGACCCACTTGCAGACAAG GCGATGGCGATAAAGATATGCAATCAGGTTTGTCAGAGGGTAAAAGATGTGGAAAATGAAGTGTTCTTGCAAGGAGCTAGCCCTTTTTCTTGGTGA